In Clostridium omnivorum, the DNA window GATCTGCATAACTTGCGATTTTTGCATAGTCAAAAGCTCCACTCCATCCATCTGTAGTACTGTCATAGGTTTTAGCTGGAACAGCAGCTGTAACCATAAAGCCTTGTGGTTTTAATGCATTATATAGTTCGCTGATGAAAGTAGAATAGTAGCTTCGATCATAATAATAAACACCTTCTAGATCTACATTTACACCTTTGTAGCCATTTGTCTTTAGAGCAGCTGTAATATTAGCTATTAAGTTCTGTCTATTTGTTGGACTTTCTAATAGTGTTTTAGCTATACTTCCATCAAAGTTATTTGTTAGCATAGCTAAACTTTTTATGTTGTTACTATTGGCATAGGAGAGTTGACTAGTAGGTACAAGTCCAGTAATATTGCCAAGTCCGTCTGTTGTATAGGTGTCAGTTGCTATTTCATTTATCAATGTTGAATTATTCACCATTGAGTTATAGGACGAACTATCACCAGAATAATAATATACTGCATAACCTAAAACTAATTTTGTAGGTGCTTGTACAATCACAGAGGAAGTAGCAGCTTTTATATGGGTTGAATCAGCTGAGGTACCATAAGAATTGTATGCTCTTACAAAGTACCAATAAGTTGTAGCAGCAGAAAGCCCAGTATTTTTAAATGAATTGGTTGATACTGTAGCTACTTGAACATAATTTGAATCATTAGGAGTTGCCCTAAATATTTTATAGCCTGTAGCCCCTGATACTGCTGTCCAACTAAGAGTAGTTTCGGAAGTGGTTATTCCGGAAGCTGTTAGGCCTGTGGGAGCGGATGAAACTTTGCTTGTAATTCTAGGCTTAGCCATTACTATGTTTGTGCTGAAAACTATAAAAGCTAGAGCTAAGAGAAGTGAGTAAAAATATGGTTTGCGCTTCATTGCTTTACCTCCTTAAAATATATTTACTTTGATTATCGAAAAAAATATTGTAAAGGTTACAAGTAAATTATGGAATAAAAAATAACCCCGCTTAGAACAGGGTTACTAGTTAAACTAAAGAAGTTTTTGAATTGGACTAAGAGGATATATGAGACTTTGAATTTCTGTATAAGGTATTTTTACTTCAAATCTTCCATAAGCGTAAGGAGTATACTCATACAGCTGATAATATAGCACTAAGAAGGTTGGAGTTAGATAAAATTTTTGATCCTCTGTTAAGCCTTTATATTCAGTAAGTAGGGGGACACCACCTTCTTTCGCCTTTCTTATAGAGATTTCATTTAACTGAGGGATGTAATTAAGCTTTGGATTAAACAGGTCATTAAGTTTATATATTTCACCACTATTTAAATCTATTGAAAGTGAGTCATATACAGTATTGCCATGTGCTCCACCAGTATAGTAATATAGTTCAAATAAAACGCTGAGCAGTCCCTTTTGATTTAATGGAACACTATAACCACTTATTATGGTTTTAAAATCAATGGGAGATGTTATAAGTACATTGTTCTTAAAGAGATTCACCTCTGTATCGCTTATAGCACTATTTACTTTCTGTTTTGTATCTTCAGTTAGATTATTCACATAGGGATAAAGAAGTTTAAATTCTTCTGGCGAAATTTTTTGTTCTTCTAGCTCAGCTTTTTCAGTGACCCTGGAATAATCTTTTTCCGGTTGCTCTAATTTACTAATATCATTTTGAAATATAGTGTCGACTTTACTTTTTATTTCTATGGCTTTATGAGGAAAATAACTTTTGGGATAACTGAAATAAATCATTAAAAGCTCCTTCCTTAAAATACTTTGGTATTATTATATGCATTTAATCATATATATGGGTAGGTATAATGCATATTTTAAACTTAATTCAATATTTAGAGGTAGGTATATGAAAATTGTATGTTCTATTGGACCAAATGCAAAAAAACTAAGTGCTTTAGATGAATATGCTAATGAAGGTATGAACATGGCTAGATTCAATTTTTCACATGCCAATTATGATACTATTAGAGCACAAATAGAATATTTAAGAAAGCAACATCCTTTTGTAGAAGTAATTCAAGATTTACGCGGTAATAAGCTTAGAGTAAGCAGTCTCTTTCAAAGGGAAGTAAAGGTAATGCAAGGAAGCATAGTTTATTTTTGTTCGGAAAAATTTTATTATGAAAAAAACAGAATGAGAGGTCTTACTATACCAATATCTTTAGAAGGCGACTTTTCTACCATGTATAGTGCAAAAAAAATACTCATGAAAGATGCAACTATAGAATTTGAAGTTGTAGGAACAGGGAGTAAGAATGAGTTAATAAAGACCATTGTTAAACGAGGTGGGTTAATAAGAGCTGAAAAAGGAGTTAATGCCCCTGGAATGGATAGGAGTATGCTAGGGATTACTGAAAAGGACAAATTTGATATAAAGTGGGGTCTAGAGAATAACGTGGATATAATCTGCTTATCTTATGTGACTAAAGTAGAAGATATAATTAATTTAAGAGATTATATAAAATTATTGAGAAAAGCAGATAAAAGCTTAAAAATGCCCAAAATATGGGCTAAAATTGAATGCGATGAGGGAGTCAAAAATTTTAAAGATATTTTATCTAAGGTGGATGGAATAATTCTTGGCAGAGGCGACTTAGCAGCAGAGGTTGAAATTTACGATGTTCCAAGAATTCAGGAAGAGATTTTTCGTGTTATAAAAAGAACAAAAAAGGAGTTTATTATTGCAACTCATTTGCTGGAATCTATGAAAAGAGAGGCTGTTCCCACTCTTCCAGAAATTAATGACATATATAATTATATAAAAGCGGGAGCTACAGGTTTTATGCTTTGTGGAGAATTAACAGTTGGAAGGAATCCTTTAGAAACCATACGAATTTTGAAATTAATTATAGATAGGTATAAAATTGTAAGCTTAGATAAACCAAATGAGGTGGAATAAAACATAACATAGCTTTAAAGCTTGATTTAAACAATTTAGTTATTTTATATTGCTTATAAAATGCCCCTAGCAAATATTTGCTAGGGGCGCATTGTTAATAGCAGTAGAAGCTTTCTATCATTCTAAGGTCCATTCCAAAGTATACCCATCTACGCCCGTTCCAGCGATATCCGGCTATTGATCTTCTTCCCACATAAGTAAGCCACGCCCAAAAACCTCTACCATTTCTTGGCCATATATAAACATATCTATATAAACATCTTCTTATGGCACCTGGGTCTATTGCTTGAGGTGCAATACCAGCTTGTGGCTTGAATTCGCCCTGGGACTTTGATGGTGTAAAGTTTGGAGGTGGTCCCATAGGTACTCCTCCTTGTTGAGGTCCGCCCGGTTGATTTCCAAATGGAGGTCCCCCTGGCTGATTACCGAATGGAGGCATATTCATAGGTCCGCCAGTTCCAGGTGGGAATGGTGGAGGAGTTGGAAATTGACGATAGCCATAAAACATTTGTTGATATATTGGACAAAAGAATGGTGGTTCAAACTCATCAGACTCTTCCATATTGTCAATATCGTCTAGTTCATCAAATTCACTTATGTCACGATAGTCATCGTAATACATTAATTACACTCCTTAATAAATATTACATTATAAGTATATGTAATATTTATAAAAGTGTTAATGAATTATAAAAGGTTTAAATATAAATATTACAGAAAAAGAGCCAGAAGAATTAGTTCTGGCTCTTTTTCATATACTGGATTAGTATGCAAATACCATATGAGAAATTCTAGCGGCTATAGGCTTGGACCATAACCAAGTATTTGTTGTGCTGTCATCAAAATAATAAAGTGCACCATTTGATGGGTCTGATCCTCTTAAGGCTTCATAAGCTGCCTGAATTGATTCTGAAGTAGCTGGTTTATCAATCCATCCATTAAGAACAGGAGTAAATTGATAATAACCATGATCCACTTGATAAATTACACTTGATATAGTCTTAGGAAAACGTGAATCCTGTACTCTGTTGATTATAACTGCACCAACAGCCACCTTCGCTGAATAGGGTTCCCCCTGAGCTTCAGCGTTAATAAGTCTAGCCAGCAAATCCACATCAGCTTGACTGTATGGAATTACGCCAGCTTGCTGGTTTGACGCAGTATTTGTTGAGCTGCTGCTTGTTGTTGCAGTGCCTGGTACAAGAAGCTTTTGACTAGGGTATATATAGTCATCCCATTTGTTGTTCATTACTCTTAATTGGCCCAAAGTTATACCAAATTTCTTTGAAATTAGGTATAAGCTATCCCCAGATTTAACAGAGTAAATTTGTGCTGGAACGTTTAATGTTTGACCTATATAAATTTTATCGCTAGTAAGATTATTAGTTGTCTTTAATTGAGTGATGGTAGTATTGAATGTTTTGCTTAAGGTGTAAAGTGAATCACCTGAAGTTACTTTATAGTCTGCTGCCTTTACTGGTAGTACAGATGATAAAGCTACACCCAATGATAAAAGTAAAATTGATAGTTTTTTTGATTTAAACATAAGTTTTATCCTCCTTCTGCCTCCGAGGTTAGTTGTCGGGTTCGGGTTGAGGCACCCTACTCAAAATGAGATTCACCCCGTTGTTTATTCCCCCGTACTCCATTTGGAGATTCGGCTTGTCTTATGTGTGCTATTGTAACAAAGCATGTCCACAAAAATCTATAGTAGATTTAAGGTATTATGGGAAATTGGTGGTGATTTGTGCTTTATACACTGCTATTCATGTTTAGCTTTATGAGTATCTAAAAAGTATAATTGACCGGAAGTATAAAATGAGATATAGTACATAATAATAGGATAATTTTTCAATAGTTTGTAATTTGTAGAAGCGGAGGTGAAAGAATGAAAAGAATTGATTTGGTATATGAGACACTTAAAAAGCTATATACAGGCAAAGGGTTAAGTGCTGTTGAAATTGCTCATACCTTAAAATTAAGCAGGGCAAATGTTAGTAATGATTTAAATAAATTATGCACTGAAGGTAAGGTTTCAAAAAGCTCTGGGAGACCAGTTCTTTTTAATCCTATTGATAACATTGAATATAATGAGGGTGAAAGTAAAATTGACAGATTTACAAGAGAGAATCAAAGCCTATATACAGCTGTAGAACAGGCTAAAGCAGCAATACTGTATCCACCTAAAGGTATGCATGTACTTATTTTAGGGGAAACTGGTGTTGGAAAATCTATGTTTGCAGGGCTTATCCATCAATATGCAATTGAAATGAAGCGAATGGAAGAAAAAGCTCCATTTGTAACTTTTAACTGCGCAGATTACGCTAATAATCCACAACTTTTAATAAGTCAGCTCTTTGGTACTAAAAAAGGAGCCTATACTGGAGCAGATTCTGATAAGATTGGGCTTATAGAAAAAGCAGACGGAGGTATTTTATTTTTAGATGAGGTACATAGACTTCCACCTGAGGGCCAAGAAATGTTTTTTACCTTTATGGATAAAGGTACTTTTAGAAAACTTGGGGAAACTGAAACGGAGCGCAGAGCGGATGTACTTATTGTTTCAGCAACTACAGAAAGTCCAGAATCAACATTGCTTAAAACCTTTACAAGAAGAATACCAATGGTTATTAAAATTCCTAGTCTCTCAGAGAGGACAATGGAAGAAAGATTTTATTTGATAAGTAATTTTTACCGTGAAGAATCCTTTAGGCTGGATAGAGAGATAATGGTATCAATTAATTCTATGAGAGCTTTTCTTAGCTATTATTGTCCTAACAATATTGGACAGCTTAAAACAGACATTCAACTTGCTTGTGCTAAAGCTTATGTTGATTTTGTTTCTAAGAAAAAACAATATATAAAAATTAACAGCACTGATTTGCCTACTTATGTTAGGGA includes these proteins:
- a CDS encoding cell wall hydrolase translates to MFKSKKLSILLLSLGVALSSVLPVKAADYKVTSGDSLYTLSKTFNTTITQLKTTNNLTSDKIYIGQTLNVPAQIYSVKSGDSLYLISKKFGITLGQLRVMNNKWDDYIYPSQKLLVPGTATTSSSSTNTASNQQAGVIPYSQADVDLLARLINAEAQGEPYSAKVAVGAVIINRVQDSRFPKTISSVIYQVDHGYYQFTPVLNGWIDKPATSESIQAAYEALRGSDPSNGALYYFDDSTTNTWLWSKPIAARISHMVFAY
- a CDS encoding DUF3298 and DUF4163 domain-containing protein; the protein is MIYFSYPKSYFPHKAIEIKSKVDTIFQNDISKLEQPEKDYSRVTEKAELEEQKISPEEFKLLYPYVNNLTEDTKQKVNSAISDTEVNLFKNNVLITSPIDFKTIISGYSVPLNQKGLLSVLFELYYYTGGAHGNTVYDSLSIDLNSGEIYKLNDLFNPKLNYIPQLNEISIRKAKEGGVPLLTEYKGLTEDQKFYLTPTFLVLYYQLYEYTPYAYGRFEVKIPYTEIQSLIYPLSPIQKLL
- a CDS encoding glycosyl hydrolase family 18 protein; the encoded protein is MKRKPYFYSLLLALAFIVFSTNIVMAKPRITSKVSSAPTGLTASGITTSETTLSWTAVSGATGYKIFRATPNDSNYVQVATVSTNSFKNTGLSAATTYWYFVRAYNSYGTSADSTHIKAATSSVIVQAPTKLVLGYAVYYYSGDSSSYNSMVNNSTLINEIATDTYTTDGLGNITGLVPTSQLSYANSNNIKSLAMLTNNFDGSIAKTLLESPTNRQNLIANITAALKTNGYKGVNVDLEGVYYYDRSYYSTFISELYNALKPQGFMVTAAVPAKTYDSTTDGWSGAFDYAKIASYADQLVLMTYDEHYPGGAPGPIASIGWVQNVINYAVTVVPKEKILLGTAAYGYDWSSNGTKAYSISQCNNLAATYGVQIQWDPVSQCPYFSYTDNSSIQHTVWFENGTSLAYKLDLVNNSNLSGIAIWRLGLEDSNYWATIKTKFNK
- a CDS encoding pyruvate kinase; translation: MKIVCSIGPNAKKLSALDEYANEGMNMARFNFSHANYDTIRAQIEYLRKQHPFVEVIQDLRGNKLRVSSLFQREVKVMQGSIVYFCSEKFYYEKNRMRGLTIPISLEGDFSTMYSAKKILMKDATIEFEVVGTGSKNELIKTIVKRGGLIRAEKGVNAPGMDRSMLGITEKDKFDIKWGLENNVDIICLSYVTKVEDIINLRDYIKLLRKADKSLKMPKIWAKIECDEGVKNFKDILSKVDGIILGRGDLAAEVEIYDVPRIQEEIFRVIKRTKKEFIIATHLLESMKREAVPTLPEINDIYNYIKAGATGFMLCGELTVGRNPLETIRILKLIIDRYKIVSLDKPNEVE